The Glycine soja cultivar W05 chromosome 4, ASM419377v2, whole genome shotgun sequence genomic sequence ctgttaTCTATATCTGTACAAGACATTTCAtgcattgacaaaaaaaaaattgcatttcaTGTCTACACATATACATCTAAGTCTCATAATTTATCCTtcatttgagtgtttttgcaTGTGTATGTAGGTTTAGTTGCTCACTAAGATTGTTGCCGCTCGTGAGAATCATCATTATCACTTGAATTGTCTACCGTGTTTGTATTTTTCTGAACAAAAATAAATGCTAATAGCATAttctctaatatatatatatttttaaaaatattttatattattaatatttattaaaatttatctccTCCATCtcattttataacttaataaatttcaatcaacaataaaatatatgttggatatttctgtttctttttctgtcacaataaatttaggaagagaaaataatgttccACTTCACTCCAAAGCAGAGAAAGCTtctaaacttgaaaaaaaaaagttatgaaagaaCACTTGACTTTAAAAAGATGAGTGAAGACTTGAATCCTCCATGATCACATGTGAAACCCCCTATCTTCTGATTCTTTAGTACTACCATCAATAGCAAAACTGTTTACGGTCTACATTAACAAATAAAACTCTTCCGGTTACCTGTATTTGTAACCAAACCAAAATGTCAGATGAAAAGACAACCGAgtataataagaagaagaaaaatgaggtgGTGGTTAATTTGTGTGGGGACATGAACCTGGGACCTCCTTGTCAACCCCAAATGTGGAAATACCCTTGTTATTGCCAaacaaagtaaagaaaaaagagagaaaaagagagggggTGAAGCATGGCCTCATGGCCACCCAAACCTACAGAGATTTTTTGTGTGCATGCGAGGGAGAAAGCGATGGCCTCATCGCCATGTGATTGCTGGCCCCATCTCTCTCCTCCTTCTTCCATTGAGCATGTCTGGAACGACATCAAACTCGACTCTCTCTCCAATTCCCCTGTTGACATAGACTTCAACAACAACCACTCTGTCTCTGATTCTTCTTTTCTTAACCTCACTTCCACTTCCTCTTCTGTCTTTCACAAACATGACCATGACCACTCTCTTCTTTCTGTCTCCAACACTTCCTTCGAAGCCTCCGGCTCTAAGAAAACCACCCTGCTAGATCAACGCCATGCGCGTATAATAAAAAATCGAGAATCCGCGGTTCGGTCCAGAGCTAGAAAACAGGTTACTAAGCTATCTTTCTTTCTGCACTTTGAATCTTCTTAATGCTCAAAAgttgtgttttctttcttattaaCTAACTGTTGGAAAACAATTTGTACGTGCAGGCTTATAGAAAAGGCTTGGAAGTTGAAATTGCCCGTTTAACGGAAGAGAATTCCAGACTAAAAAGACAATTGAAAGAGGTTagctgttttttctttttttaattttgttgttccTTCTTTTCATCGGATCTTAACCATTTTTGTAATGCAATATCTTTTCATAGTTCTTGCGTTTTTTGTAAACAACCTTTTAAAGGAAATAAAGAATAAGGTCATATTTGTATAAACCTTTTCACAAATAATTGTacagagagaaaagaaaataaaaattattatatttttttatgtatctaAAAGACAATTCTGTTCCAGCGTTTCACGTAGAATTACAATAGGCAGCTGGAATGCAATTAaacctcttttttattta encodes the following:
- the LOC114408554 gene encoding protein FD-like, producing the protein MASWPPKPTEIFCVHAREKAMASSPCDCWPHLSPPSSIEHVWNDIKLDSLSNSPVDIDFNNNHSVSDSSFLNLTSTSSSVFHKHDHDHSLLSVSNTSFEASGSKKTTLLDQRHARIIKNRESAVRSRARKQAYRKGLEVEIARLTEENSRLKRQLKELQCCLSSSDNPPTPRMAALCRTSSSPF